In Kitasatospora sp. NA04385, a single genomic region encodes these proteins:
- a CDS encoding glutamate-5-semialdehyde dehydrogenase: MSDLTATADSPVLAAARRAREAAAALAPVPRSVKDAALLAIADALVERSAEITAANAQDVERARAADTAESVVDRLTLTEERIAAIASDVRSVVGLPDPVGEVVRGYTLPNGLDVRQVRVPLGVVGIIYEARPNVTVDAAALCLKSGNAVLLRGSASAYRSNTALVEVLRAAVAGAGLPADVIQLVPGESRESVQELMRARGLVDVLIPRGGASLIRTVVEGSTVPVIETGTGNCHVYVDAQADLAMAVGVLLNSKAQRVSVCNSAETLLVHQDVADAFLPLALAALAEAGVTVHGDDAVLKAAEGTGVTAVPATEEDWGTEYLSLDLAAAVVPSLEAAVEHIRRYSSGHTEAIVTGSQPAARRFTQLVDSTTVAVNASTRFTDGGEFGFGAEIGISTQKLHARGPMGLPELTSTKYIVTGDGHVRGEARQTVGG; the protein is encoded by the coding sequence ATGAGCGATCTCACCGCCACCGCCGACAGCCCCGTCCTCGCCGCCGCGCGCCGTGCCCGGGAGGCGGCCGCCGCCCTGGCGCCAGTGCCGCGCTCGGTGAAGGACGCCGCGCTGCTGGCGATCGCGGACGCGCTGGTCGAGCGGTCCGCGGAGATCACCGCCGCCAACGCGCAGGACGTCGAGCGGGCCCGGGCGGCCGACACCGCCGAGTCGGTGGTCGACCGGCTGACGCTCACCGAGGAGCGGATCGCCGCGATCGCCTCCGACGTCCGCAGCGTGGTCGGCCTGCCCGACCCGGTGGGCGAGGTGGTCCGCGGCTACACGCTGCCCAACGGCCTCGACGTGCGCCAGGTCCGCGTCCCGCTGGGCGTGGTCGGCATCATCTACGAGGCCCGGCCGAACGTCACGGTGGACGCCGCCGCGCTGTGCCTGAAGTCCGGCAACGCGGTGCTGCTGCGCGGCTCCGCCTCCGCGTACCGCTCCAACACCGCGCTGGTGGAGGTGCTGCGCGCGGCGGTGGCCGGTGCGGGCCTGCCGGCCGACGTGATCCAGCTGGTGCCGGGCGAGAGCCGGGAGTCGGTGCAGGAGCTGATGCGCGCCCGCGGCCTGGTCGACGTGCTGATCCCGCGCGGCGGCGCCTCGCTGATCCGCACCGTGGTCGAGGGCTCGACCGTCCCGGTGATCGAGACCGGCACCGGCAACTGCCACGTGTACGTCGACGCGCAGGCCGACCTGGCGATGGCCGTCGGCGTGCTGCTGAACTCCAAGGCCCAGCGGGTCAGCGTCTGCAACTCCGCCGAGACGCTGCTGGTGCACCAGGACGTCGCGGACGCCTTCCTGCCGCTCGCGCTGGCCGCGCTGGCCGAGGCCGGCGTCACCGTGCACGGCGACGACGCGGTGCTCAAGGCCGCGGAGGGCACCGGGGTGACGGCCGTCCCGGCGACCGAGGAGGACTGGGGGACCGAGTACCTCTCGCTGGACCTGGCGGCCGCCGTGGTGCCCTCGCTGGAGGCCGCGGTGGAGCACATCCGCCGCTACTCCTCGGGCCACACCGAGGCGATCGTCACCGGCTCGCAGCCCGCCGCCCGCCGCTTCACCCAGCTCGTCGACTCCACCACGGTGGCCGTCAACGCCTCCACCCGGTTCACCGACGGGGGCGAGTTCGGGTTCGGCGCCGAGATCGGCATCTCCACCCAGAAGCTGCACGCCCGCGGCCCGATGGGCCTGCCGGAGCTGACCAGCACCAAGTACATCGTCACCGGTGACGGCCACGTGCGCGGCGAGGCCCGGCAGACCGTCGGCGGCTGA
- the leuS gene encoding leucine--tRNA ligase has translation MSETTPASGAAEAATEPFRYGAALAAEIESRWQDLWEKEGTFNAPNPTGPLADGTSVATKPHSFIMDMFPYPSGSGLHVGHPLGYIATDVYARYQRMTGHNVLHTLGYDAFGLPAEQYAVQHGVHPRVSTEDNIANMRQQLRRLGLGHDSRRSISTIDPDYYRWTQWIFLQIFDSWYDEDAAKARPIAELVAQFESGEREVPGGRAWAELSGVERDEVLGEYRLAYSKEVPVNWCPGLGTVLANEEVTADGRSERGNFPVFKSNLRQWMMRITAYGDRLINDLDLLDWPEAIKQQQRNWIGRSEGARVDFAVGGDTVTVFTTRPDTLFGATYMVLAPEHALVDAIVPATWPAGTRDEWTGGAADPAAAVAAYRAAAAAKSDLERQADAKVKTGVFTGAYATNPVSGEQIPVFIADYVLMGYGTGAIMAVPAHDSRDFAFAQAFNLPMRCVVRPTDGRGEDPHTWDDAFDTYDSVLVNSERDGISLDGLSVVDAKARVTAWLAEQGIGEGTVNFRLRDWLFSRQRYWGEPFPIVYDETGAMHALPASMLPVEVPEVDDYSPHTYDPDDATSSPKTPLSRNADWVNVELDLGDGPKTYRRETNTMPNWAGSCWYELRYIDPVNSASVVAPANEAYWMGPTAEKPAGGVDLYVGGAEHAVLHLLYARFWHKVLHDLGHVSSVEPFHKLFNQGMITADVFRDDRGFPVPAAEVEEIGDEFFWNGEKVRREAGKMGKSLKNAIAPDEFADEYGADTLRLYEMSMGPLDVSRPWDARAVVGSYRFLQRLWRNIVSEVTGELVVTEEEPDEATLRALHKTIDGIRGDMAGMRFNTAVAKAIELNNFLVKRGSTPRSVAEQIVLLIAPLAPHIAEELWRRLGHEQSLAFADYPVADPAYVVDETVTCVVQIKGKVKARLEVAPSISDADLEALALADPTVVAAIGGAQVRKVIARAPKLVNIVTG, from the coding sequence ATGAGCGAGACGACCCCCGCTTCCGGCGCGGCCGAAGCCGCCACCGAGCCTTTCCGCTACGGCGCCGCGCTGGCCGCCGAGATCGAGTCCCGCTGGCAGGACCTGTGGGAGAAGGAGGGGACGTTCAACGCCCCCAACCCGACCGGCCCGCTGGCCGACGGGACGTCCGTCGCCACGAAGCCGCACAGCTTCATCATGGACATGTTCCCGTACCCGTCGGGCTCCGGCCTGCACGTGGGCCACCCGCTGGGCTACATCGCCACCGACGTGTACGCCCGCTACCAGCGGATGACCGGCCACAACGTGCTGCACACCCTGGGCTACGACGCCTTCGGCCTGCCCGCCGAGCAGTACGCCGTCCAGCACGGTGTCCACCCGCGGGTGTCCACCGAGGACAACATCGCCAACATGCGCCAGCAGCTGCGCCGGCTGGGCCTGGGCCACGACTCGCGCCGCTCGATCTCCACGATCGACCCGGACTACTACCGCTGGACGCAGTGGATCTTCCTGCAGATCTTCGACTCCTGGTACGACGAGGACGCGGCCAAGGCCCGCCCGATCGCCGAGCTGGTCGCCCAGTTCGAGTCCGGTGAGCGCGAGGTGCCGGGCGGCCGCGCCTGGGCGGAGCTGTCCGGCGTCGAGCGCGACGAGGTGCTGGGCGAGTACCGGCTGGCGTACTCCAAGGAGGTGCCGGTCAACTGGTGCCCCGGCCTGGGCACCGTCCTGGCCAACGAGGAGGTCACCGCGGACGGCCGCTCCGAGCGCGGCAACTTCCCGGTGTTCAAGTCCAACCTGCGCCAGTGGATGATGCGGATCACCGCCTACGGGGACCGCCTGATCAACGACCTGGACCTGCTGGACTGGCCCGAGGCGATCAAGCAGCAGCAGCGCAACTGGATCGGCCGCTCCGAGGGCGCCCGGGTCGATTTCGCGGTCGGCGGCGACACCGTCACGGTCTTCACCACCCGCCCCGACACCCTGTTCGGCGCCACCTACATGGTGCTGGCGCCCGAGCACGCCCTGGTGGACGCCATCGTCCCGGCCACGTGGCCGGCCGGCACCCGTGACGAGTGGACCGGTGGCGCCGCAGACCCGGCCGCCGCCGTCGCCGCGTACCGGGCTGCCGCCGCCGCCAAGTCCGACCTGGAGCGGCAGGCCGACGCCAAGGTCAAGACCGGTGTGTTCACCGGCGCCTACGCGACCAACCCGGTCAGCGGCGAGCAGATCCCGGTGTTCATCGCCGACTACGTGCTGATGGGCTACGGCACCGGCGCGATCATGGCCGTCCCGGCGCACGACAGCCGCGACTTCGCCTTCGCGCAGGCGTTCAACCTGCCGATGCGCTGCGTCGTCCGGCCCACCGACGGCCGCGGCGAGGACCCGCACACCTGGGACGACGCCTTCGACACCTACGACTCGGTGCTGGTCAACTCCGAGCGCGACGGCATCTCGCTGGACGGCCTGTCCGTGGTCGACGCCAAGGCCCGGGTCACCGCCTGGCTGGCCGAGCAGGGCATCGGCGAAGGCACCGTCAACTTCCGGCTGCGCGACTGGCTGTTCAGCCGCCAGCGGTACTGGGGCGAGCCCTTCCCGATCGTCTACGACGAGACCGGCGCGATGCACGCCCTGCCCGCGTCGATGCTGCCGGTCGAGGTCCCCGAGGTCGACGACTACTCGCCGCACACCTACGACCCGGACGACGCCACCTCCTCGCCGAAGACCCCGCTGTCGCGCAACGCGGACTGGGTCAACGTCGAACTGGACCTGGGCGACGGGCCGAAGACCTACCGCCGCGAGACCAACACCATGCCCAACTGGGCGGGTTCGTGCTGGTACGAGCTGCGCTACATCGACCCGGTCAACTCGGCCTCGGTCGTCGCCCCCGCCAACGAGGCCTACTGGATGGGCCCGACCGCCGAGAAGCCGGCCGGCGGCGTCGACCTGTACGTCGGCGGCGCCGAGCACGCGGTGCTGCACCTGCTGTACGCCCGCTTCTGGCACAAGGTGCTGCACGACCTGGGCCACGTCTCCTCGGTCGAGCCGTTCCACAAGCTGTTCAACCAGGGCATGATCACCGCCGACGTCTTCCGCGACGACCGGGGCTTCCCGGTGCCCGCCGCCGAGGTCGAGGAGATCGGTGACGAGTTCTTCTGGAACGGCGAGAAGGTCCGCCGGGAGGCGGGCAAGATGGGCAAGTCGCTGAAGAACGCGATCGCCCCGGACGAGTTCGCCGACGAGTACGGCGCGGACACGCTGCGCCTGTACGAGATGTCGATGGGCCCGCTGGACGTCTCCCGCCCCTGGGACGCCCGTGCCGTGGTCGGTTCCTACCGCTTCCTGCAGCGGCTGTGGCGCAACATCGTCTCGGAGGTCACCGGCGAGCTGGTGGTCACCGAGGAGGAGCCGGACGAGGCGACGCTGCGCGCGCTGCACAAGACGATCGACGGCATCCGCGGCGACATGGCGGGCATGCGGTTCAACACCGCCGTGGCCAAGGCCATCGAGCTGAACAACTTCCTGGTGAAGCGCGGCTCCACGCCGCGGTCGGTGGCCGAGCAGATCGTCCTGCTGATCGCCCCGCTGGCGCCGCACATCGCCGAGGAGCTGTGGCGCCGCCTGGGCCACGAGCAGTCGCTGGCCTTCGCGGACTACCCGGTGGCCGACCCGGCGTACGTGGTCGACGAGACCGTGACCTGCGTCGTGCAGATCAAGGGCAAGGTGAAGGCCCGCCTGGAGGTCGCGCCGTCCATCTCGGACGCCGACCTGGAGGCGCTGGCCCTGGCCGACCCGACCGTGGTCGCCGCCATCGGCGGCGCCCAGGTGCGCAAGGTCATCGCGCGGGCCCCGAAGCTGGTGAACATCGTCACCGGCTGA
- the nadD gene encoding nicotinate-nucleotide adenylyltransferase yields MREQVETPGTNVAPDTSAPGTPAPDGGSRRRRLGVMGGTFDPIHHGHLVAASEVASAFQLDEVIFVPTGQPWQKSDRQVSPAEDRYLMTVIATAENPQFSVSRIDVDRDGPTYTVDTLRELRGLHPDAELFFITGADALAQIISWRSSEELFELAHFIGCTRPGHTLSDTGLPVGGVSLVEVPALAISSTDCRVRVAKGEPIWYLVPDGVVRYIHKRALYASARP; encoded by the coding sequence ATGAGAGAGCAGGTCGAGACCCCCGGGACGAACGTGGCGCCGGACACCTCCGCGCCGGGCACCCCGGCGCCGGACGGCGGTTCCCGCAGGCGACGGCTGGGCGTGATGGGCGGCACCTTCGACCCCATCCACCACGGGCACCTGGTCGCCGCGAGCGAGGTGGCGAGCGCCTTCCAGCTGGACGAGGTGATCTTCGTCCCCACCGGGCAGCCCTGGCAGAAGTCCGACCGGCAGGTCTCGCCGGCCGAGGACCGCTACCTGATGACCGTCATCGCCACCGCCGAGAACCCCCAGTTCTCGGTCAGCCGGATCGACGTCGACCGCGACGGCCCCACCTACACCGTCGACACCCTGCGCGAGCTGCGTGGCCTGCACCCCGACGCCGAGCTCTTCTTCATCACCGGTGCCGACGCCCTCGCGCAGATCATCTCCTGGCGCTCCTCCGAGGAACTCTTCGAGCTCGCGCACTTCATCGGCTGCACCAGGCCGGGCCATACTCTCTCCGACACCGGCCTGCCGGTCGGCGGCGTCTCGCTGGTCGAGGTGCCCGCACTCGCCATCTCCTCCACCGACTGCCGGGTGCGCGTCGCCAAGGGCGAACCCATCTGGTACCTGGTGCCGGACGGCGTGGTCCGATACATCCACAAGCGGGCGCTCTACGCGTCGGCCCGGCCTTGA
- a CDS encoding histidine phosphatase family protein has product MSRAGAWPRIVFWRHGQTSWNLESRFQGTTDIELTDQGVFQAQRAARLLAGLRPDLLISSDLQRARRTAAELAELTGLEVHHHEGLREAYAGEWQGLTKTEIQARYPQQYEAWAKGELVRRGGGELATEVADRSVPVVLDAAEKLPENGTLVVVSHGGTIRTMIGRMLGFEPQSWERFGGLSNCCWSVLGQDSRGWRLLEHNAGTLPQPVIGDES; this is encoded by the coding sequence CTGAGCCGCGCCGGGGCCTGGCCGCGCATCGTCTTCTGGCGGCACGGCCAGACCTCCTGGAACCTCGAATCGAGGTTCCAGGGCACCACGGACATCGAGCTCACCGACCAGGGCGTCTTCCAGGCCCAGCGGGCGGCCCGGCTGCTCGCCGGGCTCCGGCCCGACCTGCTGATCTCCTCCGACCTGCAGCGGGCCCGGCGCACCGCCGCCGAGCTCGCCGAGCTCACCGGCCTGGAGGTGCACCACCACGAGGGCCTGCGGGAGGCCTACGCGGGGGAGTGGCAGGGGCTCACCAAGACTGAGATCCAGGCCCGCTACCCGCAGCAGTACGAGGCGTGGGCGAAGGGCGAGCTGGTGCGGCGCGGCGGCGGCGAGCTGGCCACGGAGGTGGCCGACCGGTCCGTCCCGGTGGTGCTGGACGCGGCGGAGAAGCTGCCGGAGAACGGCACCCTGGTCGTGGTCAGCCACGGCGGCACCATCCGCACGATGATCGGCCGGATGCTGGGCTTCGAGCCGCAGTCGTGGGAGCGCTTCGGCGGCCTCTCCAACTGCTGCTGGTCGGTCCTCGGCCAGGACTCGCGGGGCTGGCGACTGCTGGAGCACAACGCGGGCACGCTGCCGCAGCCGGTCATCGGCGACGAGAGCTGA
- a CDS encoding LCP family protein, with amino-acid sequence MTGTSDDQNWFGQQPPAQPRPPRPEPPQPGYYAQQQGYEGYEQQHAYGQQGQSPQQAQPQAQSPSQPYGQGGGQYEQYDQYGAPRQYQQPHQQQGAGAYPQDPYGAGQQAATGYPAQGYEQSGYEQSGYEQPGYEQPGYEQSGYAQGGRGGRGGQYGQGGYEQPGYEQSGYVQGGYGAQGFEQRGYEGQFDRQPGGDGYGQQPYDPYYGQQSAPGAGQVPGQVPGQAAARQAERPAAPVSPVAATGVGAGAGAGAGTVPPPRVRRGAGAAAPAPAGGAADAPVEEPSELVGGRAAAAAARAKAKGGDSYTTGEFSFVDEQTEESEDAIDWLKFAESRSEVRAERRRRLRNRLLSLLVVLAVLAAGGVGYLWWTGKIGGGDDSDAAVGGRYVNVVHLRDPQGKVTTALLVDDEGGRKATVLLLPDTLQLPSNGVTSTTTVGKSLDDVGASATRDGLSAVLGAKVAGTWRLDTPYLLLLVSQLGGIKVDTNAEVREDNKADGKVLAAAGKDVLLNGRAAVAYATLQAPGENRDAQLARFGQVMAALINTMPTTMADATDDVHRMNSVADPSLPEEALAGVLVNMAKQAKAGHLATATLTAKADGTLDDATAGKQVKEILGGTIGKAKGTGGATRVAVVNASGSDATSIAAQAAVTNTGMDVLPSTAKTADQAASEIRYTDDATRPAALTLATSLGLPDSVVKKVTDAQNADLVLVIGKDYQPPAQKQ; translated from the coding sequence GTGACCGGAACGTCCGACGACCAGAACTGGTTCGGCCAGCAGCCCCCGGCCCAGCCCCGCCCGCCCCGTCCGGAGCCTCCGCAGCCCGGCTACTACGCGCAGCAGCAGGGGTACGAGGGGTACGAGCAGCAGCACGCGTACGGGCAGCAGGGGCAGTCGCCGCAGCAGGCCCAGCCGCAGGCGCAGTCTCCGTCGCAGCCGTACGGGCAGGGCGGCGGCCAGTACGAGCAGTACGACCAGTACGGCGCTCCCCGGCAGTACCAGCAGCCGCACCAGCAGCAGGGAGCCGGTGCGTACCCGCAGGACCCTTACGGTGCCGGGCAGCAGGCCGCGACCGGGTACCCGGCGCAGGGCTACGAGCAGTCGGGCTACGAGCAGTCGGGCTACGAGCAGCCGGGCTACGAGCAGCCGGGGTACGAGCAGTCCGGGTACGCGCAGGGCGGCCGGGGTGGTCGGGGCGGCCAGTACGGGCAGGGCGGCTACGAGCAGCCGGGGTACGAGCAATCCGGGTACGTGCAGGGCGGGTACGGGGCGCAGGGGTTCGAACAGCGCGGCTACGAGGGGCAGTTCGACAGGCAGCCGGGCGGGGACGGGTACGGGCAGCAGCCCTACGACCCCTACTACGGGCAGCAGTCGGCGCCGGGTGCCGGGCAGGTGCCGGGCCAGGTGCCCGGGCAGGCTGCCGCGCGGCAGGCGGAGCGTCCGGCGGCTCCGGTGAGCCCGGTGGCCGCGACCGGTGTCGGCGCCGGGGCCGGCGCGGGTGCCGGTACGGTGCCGCCGCCGCGGGTGCGTCGGGGTGCCGGGGCCGCTGCTCCGGCTCCGGCGGGCGGGGCGGCGGACGCGCCGGTGGAGGAGCCGTCCGAGCTGGTCGGTGGACGGGCGGCCGCGGCGGCGGCCCGGGCCAAGGCCAAGGGCGGCGATTCGTACACCACGGGCGAGTTCAGCTTCGTCGACGAGCAGACGGAGGAGTCCGAGGACGCGATCGACTGGCTGAAGTTCGCCGAGTCGCGCAGCGAAGTGCGGGCCGAGCGCCGGCGACGGCTGCGCAACCGGCTGCTCTCGCTGCTGGTGGTGCTGGCGGTGCTGGCGGCCGGCGGGGTGGGCTACCTGTGGTGGACCGGCAAGATCGGCGGCGGTGACGACTCGGACGCGGCGGTCGGCGGCCGGTACGTGAACGTGGTGCACCTGCGCGACCCGCAGGGCAAGGTCACCACCGCGCTGCTGGTCGACGACGAGGGCGGTAGGAAGGCGACCGTGCTGCTGCTGCCGGACACCCTGCAACTGCCCAGCAACGGCGTGACCTCCACCACCACGGTCGGCAAGTCCCTGGACGACGTCGGCGCCTCCGCCACCCGCGACGGCCTGTCCGCGGTGCTCGGTGCCAAGGTGGCCGGCACCTGGCGGCTGGACACCCCCTACCTGCTGCTACTGGTCTCCCAGCTCGGCGGCATCAAGGTGGACACCAACGCCGAGGTGCGCGAGGACAACAAGGCGGACGGCAAGGTGCTCGCCGCGGCGGGCAAGGACGTCCTGCTGAACGGGCGCGCCGCCGTCGCCTACGCGACCCTGCAGGCGCCCGGGGAGAACCGGGACGCCCAGCTCGCCCGCTTCGGGCAGGTGATGGCCGCGCTGATCAACACCATGCCGACCACCATGGCGGACGCCACCGACGACGTGCACCGGATGAACTCGGTCGCCGACCCGTCGCTCCCGGAGGAGGCGCTGGCCGGCGTGCTGGTCAACATGGCCAAGCAGGCGAAGGCGGGACACCTGGCCACCGCCACGCTCACCGCCAAGGCCGACGGCACCCTGGACGACGCCACCGCGGGCAAGCAGGTGAAGGAGATCCTCGGCGGCACCATCGGCAAGGCCAAGGGCACCGGCGGCGCCACCCGCGTCGCCGTGGTGAACGCCTCCGGCAGCGACGCCACCTCGATCGCCGCGCAGGCCGCGGTCACCAACACCGGGATGGACGTGCTGCCCTCCACCGCCAAGACGGCGGACCAGGCGGCCTCCGAGATCCGCTACACCGACGACGCCACCCGGCCGGCCGCCCTCACCCTGGCGACCAGCCTGGGCCTGCCGGACTCGGTGGTGAAGAAGGTCACCGACGCGCAGAACGCGGACCTGGTGCTGGTGATCGGCAAGGACTACCAGCCGCCGGCGCAGAAGCAGTAG
- the proB gene encoding glutamate 5-kinase: MVDQLLREEVVSARRIVVKVGSSSLTTAAGGLDADRVDALVDALAKLRAREDAPEVVLVSSGAIAAGLAPLGLAKRPKDLARQQAAASVGQGLLVARYTASFARYGVRVGQVLLTAEDASRRAHYRNAYRTLDQLLTMGAMPVVNENDTVATAEIKFGDNDRLAALVAHLVRADLLVLLSDVDGLYDGDPAKPGSSRIGVVRGPEDLAGVEIGSAGKAGVGTGGMVTKVEAARIATGAGIPVVLTAASQAADALAGRPTGTLFLRTGSRSADRLLWLEHASSPRGTLTLDDGAVAAVVHGGKSLLPAGVTRVEGEFAAGDPVDLLGENGHIVARGLVNFDARELPRLLGRSTRELAQELGAAYEREVVHRDDLVVLRG, from the coding sequence ATGGTGGATCAGTTGCTCCGCGAGGAGGTCGTCTCGGCGCGCCGGATCGTGGTGAAGGTCGGCTCGTCCTCGCTGACCACCGCCGCCGGCGGGCTGGACGCGGACCGGGTCGACGCCCTGGTGGACGCGCTGGCCAAGCTGCGCGCCCGCGAGGACGCGCCGGAGGTCGTGCTGGTCTCCTCCGGCGCCATCGCGGCCGGCCTGGCCCCGCTCGGACTGGCCAAGCGCCCCAAGGACCTGGCCCGGCAGCAGGCCGCCGCCAGCGTCGGCCAGGGCCTGCTGGTGGCCCGGTACACCGCCTCCTTCGCCCGCTACGGGGTGCGGGTCGGCCAGGTGCTGCTGACCGCCGAGGACGCCAGCCGCCGGGCCCACTACCGCAACGCCTACCGGACGCTGGACCAGCTGCTGACAATGGGCGCGATGCCGGTCGTCAACGAGAACGACACCGTCGCCACCGCCGAGATCAAGTTCGGCGACAACGACCGGCTGGCCGCCCTGGTGGCGCACCTGGTCCGGGCCGACCTGCTGGTGCTGCTCTCCGACGTGGACGGCCTGTACGACGGCGACCCGGCCAAGCCCGGCAGCAGCCGGATCGGGGTGGTGCGCGGCCCCGAGGACCTCGCGGGCGTGGAGATCGGCAGCGCCGGCAAGGCGGGCGTCGGCACCGGCGGCATGGTCACCAAGGTCGAGGCGGCCCGGATCGCCACCGGCGCGGGCATCCCGGTGGTGCTCACCGCCGCCAGCCAGGCGGCCGACGCCCTGGCCGGCCGGCCCACCGGCACGCTGTTCCTGCGCACCGGCAGCCGCTCCGCCGACCGGCTGCTCTGGCTGGAGCACGCCTCCTCCCCGCGCGGCACGCTGACCCTGGACGACGGCGCGGTGGCGGCCGTCGTGCACGGCGGGAAGTCGCTGCTGCCCGCCGGGGTGACCCGGGTGGAGGGCGAGTTCGCCGCGGGCGATCCGGTCGACCTTCTTGGCGAAAACGGTCACATCGTCGCCCGCGGACTGGTCAACTTTGATGCGAGGGAGTTGCCCCGTCTGCTCGGCCGGTCCACCCGAGAACTGGCCCAGGAGCTCGGCGCCGCGTACGAACGCGAGGTCGTCCACCGCGACGACCTGGTCGTGCTGCGCGGCTGA
- the rsfS gene encoding ribosome silencing factor, whose translation MTVTDRSQELITVAAQAAADKLAHDIIAFDVSEVLSITDAFLIASAANDRQVRAIAEEIEDQLREKLDVKPVRREGEREGRWILLDYLDIVVHVQHSEERSFYSLDRLWKDCPELPIPEDALATRNRPENAVTDAAGNAVSGGDL comes from the coding sequence GTGACCGTCACCGACCGAAGCCAGGAACTCATCACCGTCGCCGCGCAGGCGGCGGCCGACAAGCTGGCGCACGACATCATCGCCTTCGACGTCAGCGAGGTGCTGTCGATCACCGACGCCTTCCTGATCGCCTCCGCCGCCAACGACCGCCAGGTGCGGGCGATCGCGGAGGAGATCGAGGACCAACTGCGCGAGAAGCTCGACGTCAAGCCGGTGCGCCGGGAGGGCGAGCGCGAGGGCCGTTGGATCCTGCTCGACTACCTGGACATCGTGGTGCACGTCCAGCACTCCGAGGAGCGCTCCTTCTACTCGCTCGACCGCCTGTGGAAGGACTGCCCCGAGCTGCCGATCCCCGAGGACGCGCTGGCCACCCGCAACCGGCCGGAGAACGCCGTCACCGACGCGGCCGGCAACGCCGTCTCCGGGGGCGACCTCTGA
- a CDS encoding M48 family metallopeptidase, protein MTDMTKGSAPSRRRQRFPEISTRAWEHPADRSGLVALRKLSGFDDILKKLAGLVSERSVRLLFLATAVKTSERQFPELYDMVRDAAYVLDLEKVPDLYVSQDPKVNAYCIGMDNPVIVVTTGLIELMDEEELRAVIGHEVGHAMSGHAVYQTMLLILTNLAARIGWIPLGNLAITALITALKEWFRKAELSSDRAGLLAGQDLQASMRSLMKLAGGAHMAEMNVDAFLEQAAEYDKAGDLRDSVLKLLQVLPQSHPFAVVRVAQLKKWAESEEYRSILAGAYPRRGDDPEASVGAQWKAAAESYSQSVKESKDPLMGLLRDLGNGVGTVGGKLRDTFTNAGRGNGSGKDGGDSQD, encoded by the coding sequence ATGACCGACATGACCAAGGGTTCCGCGCCGAGCCGTCGCCGCCAGCGCTTCCCGGAGATCTCCACCCGGGCCTGGGAGCACCCGGCGGACCGCTCCGGGCTGGTGGCGCTGCGCAAGCTCAGCGGCTTCGACGACATCCTGAAGAAGCTGGCCGGCCTGGTGTCCGAACGCAGCGTGCGGCTGCTGTTCCTGGCCACCGCGGTCAAGACGTCGGAGCGCCAGTTCCCCGAGCTGTACGACATGGTGCGGGACGCCGCGTACGTGCTCGACCTGGAGAAGGTCCCGGACCTGTACGTCTCCCAGGACCCGAAGGTCAACGCGTACTGCATCGGCATGGACAACCCGGTGATCGTGGTCACCACCGGGCTGATCGAGCTGATGGACGAGGAGGAGCTGCGCGCGGTGATCGGCCACGAGGTCGGCCACGCGATGTCCGGGCACGCCGTGTACCAGACGATGCTGCTGATCCTCACCAACCTGGCGGCCCGGATCGGCTGGATACCGCTGGGCAACCTGGCGATCACCGCGCTGATCACCGCGCTCAAGGAGTGGTTCCGCAAGGCCGAGCTGTCCAGCGACCGGGCCGGCCTGCTGGCGGGGCAGGACCTGCAGGCGTCGATGCGGTCGCTGATGAAACTGGCCGGCGGCGCGCACATGGCCGAGATGAACGTGGACGCGTTCCTGGAGCAGGCCGCCGAGTACGACAAGGCCGGCGACCTGCGCGACAGCGTGCTGAAGCTGCTCCAGGTGCTGCCGCAGTCGCACCCGTTCGCGGTGGTGCGGGTGGCGCAGCTGAAGAAGTGGGCGGAGAGCGAGGAGTACCGCTCGATCCTGGCCGGGGCGTACCCGCGCCGCGGCGACGACCCGGAGGCCTCGGTCGGCGCGCAGTGGAAGGCCGCCGCCGAGTCGTACTCGCAGTCGGTGAAGGAGAGCAAGGACCCGCTGATGGGCCTGCTGCGCGACCTGGGCAACGGCGTCGGCACGGTCGGCGGCAAGCTCCGCGACACCTTCACCAACGCCGGCCGCGGCAACGGCAGCGGCAAGGACGGCGGCGACTCCCAGGACTGA